The DNA segment CCCGAGTCCTAGTATGACGGAATGATCTGTGGGGGTGAGAGAGGCAGAGAGCGGACAATGTGGGATTGGAGCAAGCGCCGATCAATCTGATATCCCCCACCGCGCATGCTTTTTTGCGCTGGTGCTTGACCTTTTACATAGGGTATGACGGGATTAAAAAGTCTATTAATGTGGAACAACAGCAATGGGTGAGAAAGTAACTTTGGCAACAATCGCAAAGATGGCAAAGCTATCGACAGCTGCGGTGTCGAATTTTATCAACTGCACGGAGAACTTCCCGTTGAGCGAGGTAAAGCAGAGCGCAGTCATGGAAGCGATGAGGCAGTTTAACTACCGGCCCAGCATGGCTAGCAGTCAACTTCGCCGTAATAGTGTGCTGGCAGAAAAGGCGATTTTCATTTTCGGTTCGTATCCGACATGCCCGTCGTACGTCTCCTATCGTAACCCGATGTTATCCGAACTTCTGATTGTTCTTATCGATCAGTTGAAGTTGCAGTTGGGCTTGGCTATGGAGATTCGTTCCGTTGGAGATGAGTCAGATATTCAATCCTGGAATGAGACGATTGCGGATGCCGAGGCGGTCATTTGCTATGGGAAACTTGACGAGAAATTGCTGAGGTTAAGTGTGCGCCGTAATATCCCGCTCGTTGTTATTTCGGAAACGGACTCAATGCCGGTCGATAGTCTGAGCCCGTGGGCGAAGAAACAGGATATGGTATTCTGGAACGCGCGGGATCATCTCACCCTGATGCTCGATTACATGCTATCCAAGGGAGCGAAGCATTTGGCGTTTGTCAGTTCCTGTAATGTCAAAGCCAATCACCCCGAGTACTTCGCAATTGAGGCGGAGGCGAAGATTGCCAGTTTTCGGGAATTTCTTCTTCGGCATCCGGAGGTGAGTGGAGAATTGTATTCGCCGCCGAACTGGAAGAAGATTATACATATCGAT comes from the Ruficoccus amylovorans genome and includes:
- a CDS encoding LacI family DNA-binding transcriptional regulator encodes the protein MGEKVTLATIAKMAKLSTAAVSNFINCTENFPLSEVKQSAVMEAMRQFNYRPSMASSQLRRNSVLAEKAIFIFGSYPTCPSYVSYRNPMLSELLIVLIDQLKLQLGLAMEIRSVGDESDIQSWNETIADAEAVICYGKLDEKLLRLSVRRNIPLVVISETDSMPVDSLSPWAKKQDMVFWNARDHLTLMLDYMLSKGAKHLAFVSSCNVKANHPEYFAIEAEAKIASFREFLLRHPEVSGELYSPPNWKKIIHIDYESRNTYEFLQNTSLKEFDAIVTHNDAVAQGVAWALQRQGLQLGKDVFVGGEGDYLHCRYAIPQISTVSYDKEKMAEALCRILKRKLTENRPMGECVSIPSNLIIRC